Proteins from one Deinococcus sp. AB2017081 genomic window:
- the lptB gene encoding LPS export ABC transporter ATP-binding protein, with product MLSAQGLGKSYGRRAVVRNVNFTVNPGEIVALFGPNGAGKTTTFYMVVGFVRPGAGRITLGERDLTHLPMHERARLGLGYLPQEASAFRKLTARDNLLAILEYQKLSRPEQEARADALLAEFGLTHLAGSYAYQLSGGERRRLELARALTTDPDYLLLDEPFTGVDPKSIRDIQRLIRDLRDRRGIGVFITDHNVRETIALTDRVYLMFDGDVKFEGTPQQFAQDEDVRRHYLGDDFEL from the coding sequence GTGCTGAGCGCCCAGGGGCTGGGCAAGAGCTACGGCCGCCGGGCGGTCGTGCGCAACGTGAACTTCACCGTGAATCCCGGCGAGATCGTCGCGCTGTTCGGCCCCAACGGCGCGGGCAAGACCACGACCTTCTATATGGTGGTCGGCTTCGTGCGGCCCGGTGCGGGCCGGATCACCCTGGGCGAGCGCGACCTGACCCACCTGCCCATGCACGAACGTGCCCGCCTGGGCCTGGGCTACCTGCCGCAGGAGGCCAGCGCGTTCCGCAAGCTCACGGCGCGCGACAACCTGCTGGCCATCCTGGAGTACCAGAAGCTCTCCCGACCCGAGCAGGAGGCCCGCGCCGACGCCCTGCTGGCCGAATTCGGTCTGACGCACCTGGCGGGCAGCTACGCGTATCAGCTCTCCGGTGGGGAGCGCCGCCGCCTGGAACTCGCCCGTGCGCTGACCACCGACCCCGACTACCTGCTGCTCGACGAGCCCTTCACCGGCGTCGATCCCAAGAGCATCCGCGACATCCAGCGCCTGATCCGCGACCTGCGTGACCGGCGCGGCATCGGCGTGTTCATCACGGATCACAATGTCCGCGAGACCATCGCCCTGACCGACCGGGTGTACCTGATGTTCGATGGAGACGTGAAGTTCGAGGGCACGCCCCAGCAGTTCGCGCAGGACGAGGACGTCCGCCGCCATTACCTCGGCGACGACTTCGAGCTGTAA